In Rhizobium sp. BG4, the genomic stretch GGAATCGATGCACAAGAGCTGCGATGCCGCCGACATCAAGATCGACGGCGTCTCGAAATGGGATATCGCGAGCTACATCCGTTCGCTGCCGGGCCGCGGCGGCGTCGGCACCTATTGCCATACCGACTCCGTCCATCTCGACACCGGCAACAATCGCGACTGGAACTGGGGCTGCGGTGCCCGGCGCGGCAGCCCGCCAAGCGCTCGCGCGATCTGAACGAAGAGCGCGGTTGCCGTGCCTTAACGTCAACCGCGCGGCCCTCATCAAACACCCATTCACAGGGCATTGATTTAGCAGGGTAAATTTGAATCTCCCCGCACAAACATAGCCTTGTCATTTTTTTGATAGAATTGCGATTTTCCCGCTTGCGGGATTCCAAGACCCTGACTATAAGGGCGCCACCACGAAGGAAGCGCCCTTCGTCTATCGGTTAGGACACCAGATTTTCATTCTGGGAAGAGGGGTTCGACTCCCCTAGGGCGTGCCACTTCTCTCTTCAAAACATCGCTGTTTTGACGCTTGTACAGCAAGCATCCACTCCCCATTTATTCCTCATCGCCGGCGCCCTTCGTCTATCGGTCAGGACGGCAGATTCTCATTCTGCAAAGAGGGGTTCGATTCCCCTAGGGCGTGCCAGAAAAAGGCCCCGCCGCAGCGAGGCCTTCTCCACTATCCGTCGTTGGCTCTTGCCTTCGGTCCTTCCTTGGAGGTGACCGAGGCGGTCTTGCCATCGGGCTGCTGCCCGAAATAGGTCCCGCCGAGATGGCCGCCACCGCTGGTGTGCTCGACCTGGCGCTCGGCGCGCTTCTGGATTTCCTTGACGTCAGTCTTGCTCATAAGTGTCTCCATTGTTGAGGTGGTGACATCTGAACAACCGGTGACGGCCAGATTCGTTTCAAACTTTTCCGGGCGACAACGCGTAGACGCGGCAGATCGAGGAAAGAGCGCATGGCGCGATCCCCTGCTCTCCAGGGGCTTCAGCAATTTCTCAGGGGCATTTCCACAAGCCGTGAAAAAATCTACGGAATTTCGCATTTTACCGCTTGCGGGTCAGAAAGGTGCTGACTATAAGGGCGCCACCACGAAGGAAGCGCCCTTCGTCTATCGGTTAGGACACCAGATTTTCATTCTGGGAAGAGGGGTTCGACTCCCCTAGGGCGTGCCACTTCTGGATCTTCCAGAAATTGTTATTCCTGAATAATTCCGCTTCGCCTCGCGGCGTTCTGGACTGGTTGCGTCAGTTGATGCGGTGCCGCCGCAAGACGTGATGTCCTGCGGCGGGGAGCGTCCCCCTATCGGAAAATCACCGGGTCTTCGCGGGCGATCATGTCGAAGAACGAGCCGGCCGCCGGTGGGCTCACCTTGTAGGTCAGCTTGTGCACCGGCATCAGGTTCTCGATCGCCTTGAAGGTCGATTCGTCGAACGGATACATCAGGCGGTGCTGCATCTCGTGAGCGTGGTAGGAGCTATAGCGCGGCGCCTTCTGCCATTCGGCGTTCAGATCCGCGTTGATGGTCACCGCGCATTCGAACAGGTGATGGAAGATGAAGTAGTTGATCAGCTGGTCGTTTTCGAGCCAGTAGCTGATCAGCATTTCCCTCAGAGCGCTGACGAGCGGATGTTCGGGCCGCGCGGTCATGAACCAGTTGGACAGCAGATATGGATCGGCGTCGCGCGTGAAAGCGAAGAATTCCGAGTTCATCATATCAGGCCGCGGCGCGTCGGTCAGAAACACCGTCGCATCCATCCAGGTGCCGCCGTATTTGTGCAGCAGCTCGACGCGCAGCATATCCGAAAAATGCGTCTTCGATTTTGCCTTGACCCGCTCGGATGCAACGGGATGCGGCTTGATATAGCGGCCGATCGCGTTGTCATCGAGAATGATGATCTCACGTTCCGGAAGATGGCGTTCGACCGATCTCAGGCAGCTCTGGACGATCGGCGGAGCATTGTCGCGGCCCTGCGCCCAA encodes the following:
- a CDS encoding capsular polysaccharide synthesis protein, giving the protein MTDNNTENVFASREDDLRRWLETMVSRNRKEIEARAVLLQYAVPERLTYHQTQPRSVPASFEGPVWLYWAQGRDNAPPIVQSCLRSVERHLPEREIIILDDNAIGRYIKPHPVASERVKAKSKTHFSDMLRVELLHKYGGTWMDATVFLTDAPRPDMMNSEFFAFTRDADPYLLSNWFMTARPEHPLVSALREMLISYWLENDQLINYFIFHHLFECAVTINADLNAEWQKAPRYSSYHAHEMQHRLMYPFDESTFKAIENLMPVHKLTYKVSPPAAGSFFDMIAREDPVIFR